In Desulfovibrio legallii, a single genomic region encodes these proteins:
- a CDS encoding DUF5334 family protein produces MKHLLLGAALTGWILLPLPALAWDGFDADSADLVEVTPDRVPSRGETVDVRSYDSDTTETCLVEAVSRNPRTVELVVRNPQGKTRTLVMEGR; encoded by the coding sequence ATGAAACACCTGCTCTTGGGGGCGGCCCTCACCGGCTGGATACTCCTGCCGCTGCCCGCCCTGGCCTGGGATGGCTTTGATGCCGATTCCGCCGACCTGGTGGAAGTCACACCCGACCGTGTCCCCTCACGGGGGGAAACAGTGGACGTGCGTTCTTACGATAGCGATACGACCGAAACCTGTCTGGTGGAGGCTGTCAGCCGCAATCCCCGCACAGTGGAGCTGGTGGTGCGCAACCCCCAGGGCAAAACCCGCACCTTGGTCATGGAAGGCCGCTGA
- the miaB gene encoding tRNA (N6-isopentenyl adenosine(37)-C2)-methylthiotransferase MiaB, with amino-acid sequence MQERTFHIITFGCQMNVHDSQWLGGALRARGFAEAPLEDAQVVVVNTCSVREKPEQKVMSALGRIRQVTGGDARVLVGVAGCVAQQLGTAFFEKEPQVRLVAGSDGIGAAPAAVERLLEEPDLRLSLLDFTDSYVEREAGAPGPANPVAYVNIMQGCDNFCTYCIVPYTRGRQKSRASGAILDDCRAALENGAREITLLGQNVNAFGRDKHGDGTSFARLLALVAELPGLERLRYVTPHPKDMGPEDVEAFAALPQLCPRLHLPLQSGSDVVLRRMHRRYDSAAYLDMVARLRAARPDLALSTDLIVGFPGESGTDFAATLEMVRACGFMSSFSFCYSDRPGARAALLPGKIPSAVARERLLRLQALQDDLGAHWLQARVGASTTLLLEGPSPREGDAAAPSWQGRDPYGALVHVPLSAGQDYSGKMARVRITEAKKHSLMAQVQGALW; translated from the coding sequence ATGCAGGAAAGAACCTTTCATATCATCACGTTCGGCTGTCAGATGAACGTGCACGATTCTCAATGGCTGGGGGGGGCCTTGCGGGCGCGCGGCTTTGCCGAAGCGCCCCTGGAGGACGCCCAGGTGGTGGTGGTCAACACCTGCTCTGTGCGTGAAAAGCCTGAGCAAAAGGTCATGAGCGCCCTAGGGCGTATCCGGCAGGTCACGGGAGGCGATGCGCGCGTGCTGGTGGGGGTGGCCGGCTGTGTGGCGCAACAGCTGGGCACGGCGTTTTTTGAAAAAGAACCGCAGGTGCGCCTGGTGGCCGGCAGCGACGGCATAGGCGCGGCCCCGGCGGCAGTGGAACGCCTGTTGGAAGAACCGGACCTGCGCCTTTCTCTACTGGATTTCACGGACAGCTATGTGGAGCGCGAAGCCGGCGCGCCCGGCCCGGCCAATCCTGTAGCCTATGTGAACATCATGCAGGGCTGCGACAACTTCTGCACCTACTGCATCGTGCCCTACACCCGTGGCCGTCAGAAATCCCGGGCCAGCGGCGCCATCCTGGACGACTGCCGCGCCGCCCTGGAAAACGGCGCGCGTGAGATCACCCTGCTGGGGCAGAATGTCAATGCCTTTGGCCGGGACAAACACGGCGATGGCACCAGCTTTGCCCGCCTGCTCGCCCTGGTGGCGGAGCTTCCCGGCCTGGAACGGCTGCGCTACGTCACGCCCCATCCTAAAGATATGGGGCCAGAAGACGTGGAAGCCTTTGCCGCCCTGCCCCAGCTCTGTCCACGGCTGCACCTGCCCCTGCAGTCCGGATCAGATGTGGTGCTCAGGCGCATGCACCGACGTTACGACAGTGCCGCCTACCTGGACATGGTGGCCCGCCTGCGTGCGGCCCGTCCGGATCTGGCCCTTTCCACGGATCTGATCGTGGGCTTTCCCGGCGAAAGCGGGACGGACTTTGCCGCTACGCTGGAGATGGTGCGGGCCTGCGGCTTCATGTCCAGTTTTTCCTTTTGCTACTCGGACCGCCCCGGAGCGCGCGCCGCCCTGCTGCCGGGAAAAATTCCCTCAGCCGTGGCCAGAGAACGCCTGCTGCGTCTGCAAGCCTTGCAGGATGACCTGGGCGCGCACTGGCTGCAGGCCCGCGTAGGCGCGAGCACAACGCTGCTGCTTGAAGGGCCGAGCCCCCGTGAAGGGGACGCGGCGGCTCCCAGTTGGCAGGGCCGCGACCCTTACGGCGCGCTCGTGCACGTGCCCCTGTCTGCCGGCCAGGACTACAGCGGCAAAATGGCACGGGTGCGCATTACAGAAGCAAAAAAACACAGCCTGATGGCCCAGGTGCAGGGGGCCCTATGGTAG
- a CDS encoding bifunctional nuclease family protein: MVEMHVFGLTLDPESKSPIVVLRELDGETVLPVWVGAVEAMAVSLALNNENLPRPLTHDLMLLTLRALKAKLLRAEISDLREGVFYAMLLLESREGRVRVDCRPSDAIALAVRAQAPIMVAEDVLRRAASWEDRRQSPHVEAPVPDAATDMLRQAGARKDADHLGGRLLREGSLPPEEEADAERFSEMLRSLEPASRRKM, from the coding sequence ATGGTAGAAATGCACGTGTTTGGCCTGACCCTCGACCCGGAAAGCAAATCGCCCATCGTGGTGCTGCGCGAACTGGACGGCGAAACCGTGCTGCCCGTCTGGGTGGGCGCGGTGGAGGCTATGGCCGTTTCTCTGGCGCTCAACAACGAAAACCTGCCCCGCCCCCTGACCCACGACCTCATGCTTCTGACCCTGCGCGCGCTTAAGGCCAAACTGCTGCGGGCAGAGATCAGCGATCTGCGCGAGGGCGTGTTCTACGCCATGCTCCTGCTGGAAAGCCGGGAAGGCCGGGTGCGCGTGGACTGCCGCCCCTCTGACGCCATCGCCTTGGCCGTGCGGGCCCAGGCGCCCATCATGGTGGCTGAAGACGTGCTGCGCCGCGCCGCCTCTTGGGAAGACCGGCGGCAAAGCCCGCACGTGGAAGCCCCCGTGCCCGACGCCGCCACAGACATGCTGCGCCAGGCGGGCGCGCGAAAGGATGCCGACCACCTGGGCGGACGCCTGCTGCGTGAAGGCAGTCTGCCGCCGGAAGAAGAAGCGGATGCAGAGCGCTTCAGTGAAATGCTGCGTTCGCTGGAGCCCGCCTCTCGCCGCAAAATGTAG
- the sdhA gene encoding 8-methylmenaquinol:fumarate reductase flavoprotein subunit yields the protein MTQQITRRKFLQSACITISALTVNMSGLEKALAAASGSGPMATCDVLIIGSGGAGLRAAVAAMKKNPKLNVVVVTKCMPSRNATCMAEGGINGVTDFSKGDSYELHCYDTVKGGDYLVDQTSTLKFCQQAGPAILELDYLGMPFSRTEDGRVKARPFGGASKVRCNYSADKTGHIVAHVCLDEALTHGVKFLMDHELLDIATADGRCEGAVLRNIRTGEISPVRAKAVVLATGGYTRIFWNRTSTPYISTGDGVAAALRAGVPFKDPEMIQFHPTGVVHGGVLITEAARGEGGYLLNNKGERFMKNYAPAKMELGPRDIVARAIETEIREGRGFGHGLEAYVLLDLVHLGKKKIVNDLPQIRHVGKLFENIDLVEKPMIIRPTAHYSMGGIDVDKFDDMSTTLPGLFTAGEASCVSIHGANRLGGNSLADAVVTGKIAGDGAAAYAGTTEYSAGKRLVDLAGQWKSRFVGVTKGGDARQMYAIREEMGAQLWDNMGIFRTQAKLAALAGTLDDLQSRYDALRIPNANPVYNSVFTEYVELGNMLQLARAACLAATARRESRGAHTREDFPKRDDANFLKHSMVTMDEGGRLHMGWKAVEIANFKPEERKY from the coding sequence ATGACACAACAGATTACCCGCAGAAAATTTCTGCAATCGGCCTGCATCACCATCAGCGCGCTGACGGTGAACATGAGCGGCCTCGAAAAAGCCCTGGCAGCGGCCTCTGGTTCGGGACCAATGGCCACCTGTGACGTGCTGATCATTGGATCGGGCGGCGCGGGGCTGCGCGCGGCCGTGGCCGCCATGAAAAAAAATCCCAAACTCAACGTGGTGGTGGTCACCAAATGCATGCCCTCGCGCAACGCCACCTGTATGGCCGAGGGCGGCATCAACGGCGTCACTGATTTCAGCAAAGGCGACTCGTACGAACTGCACTGCTATGATACCGTAAAGGGCGGCGACTACCTGGTGGACCAGACATCCACCCTCAAGTTCTGCCAGCAGGCCGGGCCCGCCATTCTGGAGCTGGATTACCTGGGCATGCCCTTCTCCCGCACGGAGGACGGCCGGGTCAAAGCGCGGCCCTTCGGCGGCGCTTCCAAGGTGCGCTGCAACTACTCGGCCGACAAGACCGGGCACATTGTGGCGCACGTCTGTCTGGACGAAGCCCTGACCCACGGCGTCAAGTTCCTCATGGACCATGAGCTGCTGGATATTGCAACGGCCGACGGCCGCTGCGAAGGGGCTGTGCTGCGCAATATCCGCACTGGTGAAATCTCGCCCGTGCGCGCCAAAGCCGTGGTGCTGGCCACGGGCGGCTACACCCGCATTTTCTGGAACCGCACCTCCACCCCCTACATCTCCACCGGCGACGGCGTGGCCGCGGCCCTGCGCGCAGGCGTGCCCTTCAAAGACCCGGAGATGATCCAGTTTCACCCCACTGGCGTGGTACACGGCGGTGTGCTCATTACCGAGGCCGCACGCGGCGAGGGGGGGTATCTGCTCAACAACAAGGGCGAGCGCTTTATGAAAAACTACGCGCCCGCCAAAATGGAGTTGGGCCCACGCGACATTGTGGCCCGCGCCATTGAAACCGAAATCCGCGAAGGCCGGGGCTTCGGCCACGGGCTCGAAGCCTATGTGCTGCTCGACCTTGTGCACCTGGGCAAGAAAAAGATCGTCAACGACCTGCCGCAGATCCGCCATGTGGGCAAACTGTTTGAAAATATCGACCTGGTGGAAAAACCCATGATCATCCGCCCCACGGCCCACTATTCCATGGGCGGTATTGATGTGGACAAATTCGATGATATGTCCACCACCCTGCCCGGCCTGTTCACGGCTGGCGAAGCCTCTTGTGTGTCCATACACGGGGCCAACCGTCTGGGCGGCAATTCGCTGGCCGATGCCGTGGTTACCGGCAAAATCGCCGGCGACGGCGCGGCTGCCTACGCCGGAACAACGGAATACAGCGCGGGCAAGCGCCTGGTTGATCTGGCCGGGCAGTGGAAAAGCCGCTTTGTGGGCGTGACCAAAGGCGGCGACGCCAGACAGATGTATGCCATTCGGGAAGAAATGGGCGCGCAGCTCTGGGACAATATGGGCATTTTCCGCACGCAGGCCAAACTCGCCGCCCTGGCCGGCACGCTGGACGACCTGCAGTCGCGTTACGACGCCCTGCGCATCCCCAATGCCAACCCCGTGTACAATTCCGTGTTCACTGAATACGTGGAACTGGGCAATATGCTGCAACTGGCCAGAGCCGCCTGTCTGGCCGCCACAGCACGCAGGGAATCCCGCGGGGCGCACACCCGAGAGGACTTCCCCAAACGCGACGACGCCAATTTCCTTAAACACAGCATGGTCACCATGGATGAAGGCGGCAGGCTGCACATGGGCTGGAAGGCTGTGGAGATCGCCAACTTCAAGCCTGAGGAGCGGAAATACTGA
- a CDS encoding succinate dehydrogenase/fumarate reductase iron-sulfur subunit, whose product MATLIINRFDGKKGYEQTYTLAAADVAGKTLLNTLLFIKQTQDPTLNFTASCRCAICGACGVRVNGHAVLACDTKMDDLFKTYGTDSLHIAPLANFRVISDLVVDWEPAVDNLRKIHPGMAAKDQFSAKEGCRQTQAEFDRIKKQWDCIICGCCASECNKLTADRSDYMEPFVFTHAWRVANDSRSKDPLLHGKPAVAGGLWNCVHCQECANRCPKGISPADDIAGLRAMVMAKGMTDGVGPAHAQSFYTDLVEDSGRLNEVRLALRTEGVSTIARAGMAITLLRQGKMNPLEAFGSETIEGHDALVKMIEAAHTAAKE is encoded by the coding sequence ATGGCTACGCTTATTATCAACCGCTTTGACGGCAAAAAAGGCTACGAGCAGACCTACACCCTTGCAGCCGCCGACGTGGCGGGCAAAACCCTGCTCAATACCCTGTTGTTCATCAAGCAAACCCAGGACCCCACGCTGAACTTCACGGCCTCCTGTCGTTGCGCCATCTGCGGCGCGTGCGGCGTGCGGGTCAACGGGCACGCAGTGCTGGCCTGCGACACCAAGATGGACGACCTTTTCAAAACTTATGGCACAGACAGTCTGCACATTGCGCCGCTGGCCAACTTCCGGGTGATTTCCGATCTGGTGGTGGACTGGGAGCCCGCTGTGGACAATCTGCGCAAAATCCACCCCGGCATGGCCGCCAAGGACCAGTTTTCCGCAAAGGAGGGCTGCCGTCAGACCCAGGCCGAATTCGACCGCATCAAAAAACAGTGGGACTGCATTATTTGCGGCTGCTGCGCTTCGGAATGCAATAAACTTACCGCTGACCGCAGCGACTATATGGAGCCCTTTGTCTTCACCCACGCCTGGCGCGTGGCCAATGACTCGCGCAGCAAAGACCCGCTGCTGCACGGCAAACCAGCCGTGGCGGGCGGCCTGTGGAACTGCGTACACTGCCAGGAATGCGCCAACCGCTGCCCCAAGGGCATCAGCCCCGCCGACGACATTGCCGGCCTGCGAGCCATGGTCATGGCCAAAGGCATGACCGACGGCGTAGGCCCGGCCCACGCCCAGTCCTTCTATACCGACCTGGTGGAGGATTCCGGCCGCCTGAATGAGGTGCGGCTGGCCCTGCGCACCGAAGGCGTCAGCACCATTGCCCGCGCGGGCATGGCCATCACCCTGCTGCGGCAGGGCAAGATGAACCCGCTAGAGGCTTTCGGCAGCGAAACCATTGAAGGGCATGACGCCCTGGTGAAGATGATTGAGGCGGCCCACACCGCCGCAAAGGAGTAG
- the sdhE gene encoding 8-methylmenaquinol:fumarate reductase membrane anchor subunit: MQTEFAFFPGCVLTQAAKESRMALEAVAPALGLKLREIPGWSCCGASQAQDVDHLATLVANARNLALAEQMGLPVLTSCSTCLLMLRRAKQELDDGQKERINTFLAKGNMTYKGTSEVTSLLWELARNADALKAKVTRPLTGLKVAAFYGCHSLRPESALGFESSVNPTSFETIVAALGARTVPFAKRLDCCGFHAVYPAEKSVMLMTSEIVNSAATGEASCIVTPCPLCQMQLDIYQDNAQEQHNSKARLPVLHLSQLVGLALGLPAKQLGLDYNVIDATKLG, from the coding sequence ATGCAGACCGAATTCGCCTTTTTCCCCGGCTGCGTGCTGACTCAGGCCGCCAAGGAATCCAGAATGGCCCTTGAAGCCGTAGCCCCGGCTTTGGGTCTGAAGCTCAGGGAAATCCCCGGCTGGAGCTGCTGTGGCGCTTCCCAGGCTCAGGACGTGGATCACCTGGCAACGCTCGTGGCCAATGCCCGCAATCTGGCCCTGGCCGAACAGATGGGCCTGCCCGTGCTGACCTCGTGCAGCACCTGTCTGCTCATGCTGCGCCGCGCCAAACAAGAGCTGGACGATGGGCAGAAAGAACGCATCAATACCTTTCTGGCCAAAGGCAACATGACCTACAAGGGCACCAGCGAGGTAACCAGCCTGCTCTGGGAGCTGGCGCGGAACGCCGACGCCCTCAAGGCCAAAGTGACCAGGCCCCTCACCGGACTCAAAGTGGCCGCCTTCTACGGCTGCCACAGCCTGCGGCCCGAATCTGCCCTGGGCTTTGAAAGCTCGGTAAATCCCACGAGCTTTGAAACCATTGTGGCGGCGTTGGGCGCACGCACCGTGCCTTTTGCCAAAAGGCTGGACTGCTGCGGCTTCCACGCCGTGTACCCGGCAGAAAAATCCGTCATGCTCATGACCAGCGAAATCGTCAACAGCGCCGCCACCGGCGAAGCCTCCTGCATAGTCACTCCTTGCCCGCTCTGTCAGATGCAGCTGGATATCTATCAGGACAACGCGCAGGAGCAGCACAACTCCAAAGCCCGCCTCCCCGTGCTGCACCTTTCGCAACTGGTGGGTCTGGCCTTGGGGCTGCCCGCCAAGCAACTGGGCCTCGACTACAACGTCATCGACGCCACAAAACTTGGCTAA
- a CDS encoding histidine kinase has protein sequence MTNSPPLHILLLAESEPKAALDRRALREAGADRVECRTSGVEAARLLARLVPPLPDFFPQAVVCSQRLADMDGEQFCAMLRLHPLLLDLPVLLILPSDSEAEQLRTLGCGASALLARPYSVRLLKQHLTALTAARTGQEELERAKKLTDTRAFDRALETYALLLKPVRRPEDYFRVGMSCLEKRQWNHAIAAFQRALHGALLEGKAQLGMAVAWKGKEDMLRYREYLGQAAATFVRARQWHRAREVYARLLRSDPSAKNPFLAEAVQLMRQGAYDQAAEVLVQAAPVTPRAHLSARVADVCLSATEPQAMLQGLEAGLQRALGPEAGPLADDIRASLEELRRQAEAHRREEQAERQWRAARAAAAERRAAATAEKTQETPPRTAADASPGAGRVRPPIPGVGQKTPVAAPWGAMPSADTADKTSPAPPQLLLPLETEAASGQASGLGDLITIMQYTWRLARGKK, from the coding sequence ATGACCAATTCTCCACCACTCCATATTCTGCTTCTGGCGGAAAGCGAGCCCAAGGCTGCTCTGGACAGACGCGCCCTGCGCGAGGCCGGAGCGGACCGGGTGGAATGCCGCACCTCCGGCGTAGAGGCCGCCCGTCTTCTGGCCCGGCTCGTGCCTCCCCTGCCGGATTTTTTCCCACAGGCCGTCGTCTGCAGCCAGCGTCTGGCCGATATGGACGGCGAACAGTTCTGCGCCATGCTCCGCCTGCACCCCCTGCTCCTGGACCTGCCCGTGCTGCTCATTTTGCCCAGCGACAGCGAGGCGGAACAACTCAGAACCCTTGGCTGCGGGGCCAGCGCCCTGCTGGCCCGCCCCTATTCCGTACGCCTGCTCAAACAGCACCTGACCGCGCTGACCGCGGCCCGCACCGGCCAAGAAGAACTAGAACGGGCCAAAAAACTGACCGACACCCGCGCCTTTGATCGAGCCCTGGAAACCTATGCGCTGCTGCTCAAGCCCGTGCGTCGCCCCGAAGACTACTTCAGGGTAGGCATGAGCTGTCTGGAAAAACGGCAGTGGAATCATGCCATTGCCGCCTTTCAACGCGCCCTGCACGGCGCGCTGCTGGAGGGCAAGGCGCAGTTGGGCATGGCCGTGGCCTGGAAGGGCAAGGAGGATATGCTCCGCTATCGGGAATATCTGGGGCAGGCCGCGGCCACTTTTGTACGCGCCCGCCAGTGGCACCGGGCGCGGGAGGTCTATGCGCGGCTGCTGCGCTCGGACCCGTCGGCCAAAAATCCCTTCCTCGCCGAGGCCGTCCAGCTCATGCGTCAGGGCGCGTATGACCAGGCCGCCGAAGTGCTGGTGCAGGCCGCGCCCGTTACGCCCCGCGCGCACCTGAGCGCCAGGGTGGCGGACGTCTGTCTGTCCGCTACGGAACCGCAGGCCATGCTGCAGGGGCTGGAAGCAGGGCTGCAGCGCGCCTTGGGGCCGGAGGCCGGGCCCTTGGCGGACGACATCCGCGCCAGTCTGGAAGAATTGCGCCGCCAGGCTGAGGCCCATCGTCGTGAAGAACAGGCCGAACGCCAGTGGCGCGCGGCCCGCGCGGCCGCCGCAGAACGGAGGGCCGCCGCAACTGCGGAGAAAACGCAGGAAACGCCGCCCCGTACGGCCGCTGACGCCTCACCGGGGGCCGGCAGGGTGCGGCCTCCGATTCCCGGCGTCGGCCAGAAGACCCCGGTGGCGGCTCCCTGGGGCGCGATGCCATCTGCAGACACAGCGGACAAAACGTCCCCTGCCCCCCCACAATTGTTGCTGCCGCTGGAAACCGAGGCGGCTTCCGGCCAGGCATCCGGCCTGGGCGACCTCATCACGATCATGCAATATACCTGGCGGCTGGCCCGCGGCAAAAAATAG
- a CDS encoding radical SAM protein, whose amino-acid sequence MSTEKLPHWLDVKAIDTALSCTRIPDKAELRDILDKSLSLTPLTVDETAALMRVEDPSGLRRIMATADAVKQRVYGDRMVLSAPLHLSNHCGSECLYCANRKGNTTVERKYMTSPEIREAGLKLARQGHKRVFLVSGQLPNADVEYLAEAVSILYTLFDGVGEIHSVNVNVGPLNAEQYPVLLDAFVGTVLIYQDTYHELSYRAAHVAGPKSNYVARLNAPDVALEAGVPDVGGGLLLGLGPWRYDLLGLVLHQEHLLRVYDVACRTVSLHRMRPAPGSQMEAPYPVSDAEYLRCVAIARLAIPYAGLVLTTKEPSGLWRDGCGVGASQLLTGSVANPYDGWFLAPGQKVPFPIGEACHVDEVVRFLLEEARHLPSFCAACPRLGRRGQEFLSMVRECGMKSQCGPNSEASFEEFLLHFATPRTREMGERLLVDKLDHMTAQERGAAEKLLQKVRAGRMDEFI is encoded by the coding sequence ATGTCCACGGAAAAGTTGCCGCACTGGCTGGATGTCAAGGCTATTGATACCGCTTTGAGCTGTACGCGCATTCCGGACAAGGCGGAACTTCGTGATATCCTGGACAAGTCCCTTTCCCTGACGCCGCTGACGGTGGACGAAACTGCGGCCCTCATGCGTGTAGAGGATCCGTCCGGCCTGCGCCGCATCATGGCCACCGCCGACGCCGTGAAGCAGCGCGTCTACGGCGACCGCATGGTGCTCTCGGCCCCGCTGCACCTTTCCAACCACTGCGGCAGCGAGTGTCTGTACTGCGCCAACCGCAAGGGCAATACCACGGTGGAGCGCAAATACATGACCTCGCCGGAGATCCGCGAGGCCGGCCTCAAGCTGGCGCGGCAAGGGCACAAGCGGGTGTTTCTGGTGAGCGGGCAACTGCCCAATGCCGATGTGGAATATCTGGCCGAAGCGGTCAGCATTCTGTACACGTTGTTTGACGGCGTAGGCGAGATCCACAGCGTCAACGTCAATGTGGGGCCCTTGAACGCGGAGCAGTACCCCGTGCTGCTGGACGCTTTTGTGGGTACGGTGCTCATTTATCAGGATACCTACCACGAGCTCAGTTACCGGGCGGCACATGTGGCCGGTCCCAAGAGCAATTATGTGGCCCGCCTCAACGCGCCGGACGTGGCTCTGGAGGCGGGCGTGCCCGACGTGGGCGGCGGCCTGCTGCTGGGGCTGGGGCCCTGGCGCTACGATTTGCTGGGGCTGGTGCTGCACCAGGAACATCTTTTGCGCGTGTACGACGTGGCCTGTCGCACCGTCAGCCTGCACCGCATGCGCCCGGCCCCCGGCAGCCAGATGGAAGCTCCGTACCCCGTAAGCGATGCGGAATATCTGCGTTGCGTGGCCATTGCCCGGCTGGCTATCCCCTATGCCGGTCTGGTGCTCACCACCAAGGAACCTTCCGGCCTCTGGCGCGACGGCTGCGGCGTAGGGGCTTCGCAACTGCTCACGGGCAGTGTGGCCAATCCCTATGACGGCTGGTTTCTGGCGCCGGGGCAGAAGGTGCCTTTTCCCATCGGCGAGGCCTGCCATGTGGATGAAGTGGTGCGTTTTCTTCTGGAGGAGGCCCGGCACCTGCCTTCCTTCTGCGCGGCCTGTCCGCGTTTGGGCCGACGGGGGCAGGAGTTTTTGTCCATGGTGCGCGAGTGCGGCATGAAAAGCCAATGCGGGCCCAATTCTGAAGCCTCGTTTGAGGAATTTTTGCTGCACTTTGCCACACCCCGCACCCGTGAGATGGGTGAACGCCTGCTGGTCGACAAACTGGATCATATGACCGCACAGGAGCGCGGCGCCGCCGAAAAGCTGCTGCAAAAGGTGCGCGCCGGGCGTATGGACGAATTTATCTGA
- a CDS encoding BMP family lipoprotein translates to MALVLEHAGGDGGWTDSLLAGLRRAAETLPVQATPLIPQPGADAAALEALFRQAAQENDLVLVASDRLHEILRNNAANFRRTMFGCIDAGIRAPNIMSITFADEQAAFLAGAAAAMLTTAKALPGINADKTLGWVSGEDVPALRSLFNGFKEGARLVDPEVRVIQAVSGSFADAAAGGKAAQSLLDQGADVLVLAAGLGNGPALAAVKARNAYMVGMDADQRARFPGHVLTSVLKHGDAAVYDLIAAAASGKFQGKKILVRDLANGGVDITDPAVFSAAAGTGAPPDLQRRVQELRGEVLRGGVRLPSMRARTLCDCL, encoded by the coding sequence GTGGCTCTGGTGCTGGAGCATGCCGGTGGCGACGGCGGCTGGACCGACAGCCTGCTGGCCGGCCTGCGGCGGGCGGCGGAAACCCTGCCTGTGCAGGCTACGCCCCTTATTCCTCAACCGGGAGCCGATGCGGCAGCGCTGGAAGCGCTCTTTCGCCAGGCAGCGCAGGAGAATGACCTGGTGCTGGTGGCCTCTGACCGCCTGCACGAAATTTTGCGCAACAACGCCGCCAATTTCCGCAGGACCATGTTCGGTTGCATCGACGCGGGCATACGCGCGCCCAATATTATGAGCATCACCTTCGCGGACGAGCAGGCGGCCTTTCTGGCTGGAGCCGCCGCGGCCATGCTGACCACGGCCAAGGCGCTGCCAGGCATCAATGCGGATAAAACGCTCGGCTGGGTTTCCGGCGAGGATGTGCCCGCCCTGCGCTCGCTGTTTAACGGATTCAAGGAAGGCGCGCGCCTGGTGGACCCGGAAGTGCGGGTCATCCAGGCCGTGAGCGGCTCCTTTGCGGACGCCGCCGCTGGCGGCAAGGCCGCGCAAAGCCTGCTGGATCAAGGTGCGGACGTGCTGGTGCTGGCCGCGGGCCTGGGCAACGGCCCGGCTTTGGCTGCCGTGAAAGCACGCAATGCCTATATGGTGGGTATGGATGCGGACCAGCGGGCGCGCTTCCCCGGCCATGTGCTTACCTCCGTACTCAAGCACGGAGATGCAGCCGTCTATGACCTCATTGCCGCCGCCGCATCGGGGAAGTTTCAGGGCAAGAAAATTCTGGTGCGCGATCTGGCCAACGGTGGCGTGGATATTACGGATCCGGCCGTCTTCAGCGCGGCCGCCGGGACCGGTGCACCGCCGGATCTGCAGCGCCGGGTGCAGGAGCTGCGCGGCGAGGTGCTGCGCGGCGGCGTACGTCTGCCCTCCATGCGGGCACGCACGCTCTGCGATTGCCTGTAG
- the rfaD gene encoding ADP-glyceromanno-heptose 6-epimerase produces MLVITGGAGFIGSALLWEFNRLGLDEIVVVDNLAETEKWRNLVKRQYVDYLHRDRFYDLLRRDALPWKISAVAHLGACSSTIERNADFLMENNFHCSRDLCRYALDKGARFINASSAATYGDGSLGFSDAAGLVPGLRPLNMYGYSKQLFDLWLLREHLQSEVASLKFFNVYGPNEYHKGSMQSVVAKAHRQIRTEGRLCLFKSDVPGLAHGEQKRDFVYVKDCAVFMAWLLDRRDVCGIRNVGTGTARSFNDLGRAVFRALGSPCRLEYVDMPPGLSGRYQNYTRADMSWLNAVDCPLTFTPLEDGVTDYVTNYLETADPYL; encoded by the coding sequence ATGCTTGTCATAACCGGAGGCGCGGGTTTTATCGGCAGCGCCTTGCTTTGGGAGTTCAACCGGCTGGGGCTGGACGAAATCGTGGTGGTGGATAATCTGGCCGAAACCGAAAAATGGCGCAATCTGGTTAAGCGGCAGTATGTGGATTACCTGCACCGCGACCGTTTTTACGACCTCCTGCGGCGGGACGCCCTGCCATGGAAAATCAGCGCCGTGGCGCATCTGGGGGCCTGTTCCTCCACCATTGAGCGGAACGCGGATTTTTTGATGGAAAACAACTTCCATTGCAGCCGCGATCTGTGCCGTTACGCCCTGGACAAAGGCGCACGCTTCATCAATGCCAGTTCTGCCGCCACGTATGGAGACGGCTCTCTGGGCTTCAGCGACGCTGCGGGCTTGGTGCCCGGCCTGCGGCCCTTGAACATGTACGGCTATTCCAAACAGCTGTTTGACCTCTGGCTGCTGCGGGAGCATTTGCAGAGCGAGGTGGCCAGTCTCAAATTTTTTAACGTCTACGGCCCCAATGAATACCATAAGGGCTCCATGCAGAGCGTGGTGGCCAAGGCCCACCGCCAGATCCGCACTGAAGGGCGGCTCTGTCTTTTTAAATCCGACGTGCCTGGTCTGGCCCACGGCGAACAGAAGCGGGATTTCGTCTATGTCAAGGATTGCGCGGTATTTATGGCCTGGCTGCTGGACCGGCGGGACGTCTGCGGCATCCGCAATGTAGGCACGGGCACGGCCCGCAGCTTTAACGACCTGGGGCGCGCCGTATTCCGGGCCCTGGGCAGCCCCTGCCGTCTAGAATATGTAGATATGCCCCCAGGGCTGAGCGGGCGGTACCAGAACTACACCCGCGCGGACATGAGCTGGCTGAACGCGGTGGACTGCCCCCTGACTTTCACGCCGCTGGAAGACGGCGTAACCGACTATGTGACCAACTACCTGGAAACCGCGGACCCCTATTTATAG